One window from the genome of Nicotiana sylvestris chromosome 9, ASM39365v2, whole genome shotgun sequence encodes:
- the LOC104217068 gene encoding uncharacterized protein: MCTVHSRKTRKVITLNNLNQPIGPTKEDVREFGSFLGTLARTATLCLLDILIWRKMDTKDDLWTYTKLKYDIPEAAKIWTLFSIGNAWRRHKSQLEKDHYDAYQNDEVQMAKRPDYIPEYQFKELLKYWSSDKLQRSSEINKENRKKLTDPHTAGKTSFAVIRNELEKTKERVSHKEMFVATRSRKPGRAYKHSDENTTSKIAEMEKIETQQSVDGSQSVDAFSSVMGPEHLGRLRLYGRGVTKTTLKGKVGHFMSTSNATNDTVQEMQERIRKMEEQMKEQKRTIRQEITADVIAQLQRAGLINQNILATLSILSLEEATSAPQAANQLIRRPSTGSNNQGGELEVGDKSDKDLT, from the exons ATGTGTACTGTCCATAGCAGAAAGACGCGTAAGGTGATCACACTTAACAATTTGAATCAGCCCATTGGTCCTACTAAAGAAGATGTACGAGAGTTTGGTAGCTTTCTCGGTACATTGGCAAGGACTGCAACTCTTTGCCTACTGGATATATTGATATGGAGGAAAATGGACACAAAAGACGATTTATGGACATATACCAAG TTGAAGTATGATATTCCTGAAGCTGCAAAAATATGGACTTTATTTTCAATTGGAAATGCTTGGAGAAGGCATAAAAGTCAACTGGAGAAAGATCATTATGATGCCTATCAAAATGATGAAGTTCAAATGGCAAAAAGGCCCGATTATATACCAGAATATCAGTTTAAAGAGCTCCTGAAATATTGGAGTTCTGATAAACTACAG AGATCATCCGAAATCAACAAGGAGAATCGAAAAAAGTTGACGGATCCACACACTGCTGGCAAAACAAGTTTTGCTGTAATTCGTAATGAATTG GAAAAAACAAAGGAACGTGTATCACATAAGGAGATGTTTGTGGCCACAAGATCAAGAAAACCTGGGCGTGCGTACAAGCACTCAGACGAAAATACAACTAGTAAAATT GCTGAAATGGAAAAAATTGAAACACAACAAAGTGTAGATGGCAGTCAGTCTGTAGATGCATTTTCATCTGTCATGGGTCCTGAACATCTAGGACGTTTAAGATTATATGGACGGGGGGTTACAAAGACTACTTTGAAAGGAAAAGTGGGCCACTTCATGTCGACTTCAAATGCCACAAATGATACAGTGCAAGAAATGCAAGAAAGGATTCGAAAGATGGAGGAACAAATGAAGGAACAAAAGAGAACTATACGACAAGAAATTACTGCAGATGTAATTGCTCAACTTCAGCGTGCAGGATTAATTAATCAAAACATACTAGCAACATTGTCTATTTTGTCACTAGAAGAAGCTACATCTGCACCACAAGCTGCTAATCAACTGATCCGTCGACCATCTACAGGTAGCAACAATCAAG GCGGAGAACTTGAAGTAGGCGACAAAAGTGATAAAGATCTTACTTAG